The sequence below is a genomic window from Methanomicrobiales archaeon.
CATAGAGGCACTGCAGGTACTCGCGGCCGAAGGCGTCGCAGGCCTCCCAGGAGGTTCCCCGCACCGCGTGGGCCTCCCGGTCCGCGATCGCGATGTAGCCTTCCGCGCCCTGCTGCACGTGCCAGACCACCTCCCGCATCACCATCAGGTGCCCGAGGTGGGGGTGGCCGGAGGGCATGAACCCGGTCATCACGTAGAACCTCTGACGGTTCCGGATCGCGTTCACGATGCTCCCGTAATCGCGGTGACCGATGACGATCCCCCGGCGGACGAAGTAGGGCACCTCGGGGAGGTCTTCTGCCAGGGGCTCGATGGGTTCGATACCGAACTCGGAGACGATCTGCTGGTAGTCCAGGCTGTCAGCACCGGACCAGGGGGTAAACTCTTTCTGCATATCCGCAACTCACAGTTTTATTCGGGCAAATTCCAGGTATTCTATAGTATTGTGCACGTAGGCAAATAGCATCTTCTTTTTAACGCTGTGCGCCAGACGCACGGAGCGGGATATGGTGCTCATGGGCAGCGCCGTCCCCGCGGGTATGGCGTGCACCAGGAGATCGGAGTGGGGCTTCTTCCCGATGTACACCCGGAAGTGGTGCCCGAACTTGTAACCGGTCCGCGGGACGTATCCCCGCTCCCGGAGGTCCGCATACACCCGCGCCTTCTCCGGGAGCTCGACGTCGGTCGCCCCCGCGATACGGAGGTACTCCTCCGCCGGGATCGACGCCCCGTCCGCGTGCAGCGTCAGCGCCCCTTTCGCAAGGAGGTACAGGATCTCGACCGGCGAGAGGATCAGCCGGTCCGGATCGAGCCGTTTCCCGAAGAAAACCTCTTCGAGAGGCGATCCGGCTTGCGTCTCCACGATGGCGAAGGTCGAGAAGAGGGGAGCGGATGCCGGCGGGAGGGCGGGGGGCTCCGCGGTCGGGGTGAGCTTCTGCAGTTTCAGCTCGTAGTAGGTGAGCTCGTTCTCGTCGTCCACGACGGCGAGCACGTGCTGCTTCCGCATGTGCAGGGATGCGGTCGCCTCCGCGCTCATCGCCTCGAAGTTCACCAGGTCCCGCTCCGAGAGGACCCGCACCAGGTACTGCGAGCGTCCGCTGCCGGGCCTCTGCCCCCGGCGGAAGACCCGGAAGTCGTGCGGACCCGCCTGGACCACGTAGCCCCGCTCGCGGATGTCCCGGTAGACAAGGTACCGCCGCACGAAGCCCTTCTCCTTCGAGAAAGCGGCAAGAAGGCTCTCGAACGTGCTGCCCGGCACCTCGATCCGCCCCCGGTGGACCAGGTAGAGGGCCTCTTCCGCCTCCAGCCGCAGACCGCCCCTGTCCGGCCTCCCGTATCCGCCCTGCGCGTAGAGGGAGAGCCCCTCCTCCCCCAGGCGGACTGTCATGCCATCCCGTGTTCCCAACACCATCCCAGTACTTGGCGGCTCCAACTATATAGCCGCGACTCCGTGCCTGCCCGTGCGGCCGCCCGGTTCGCGCGGGCCCTCCTCCGGAAGCTCGCCGACGGGGGATCCTAGAGCGGCGGTGCTCCCAGCTTCTCCCCGGCCAGCTCCCGCACCTTCAGGATGTTCTCGACGTCGTTCCGCCGGCTGTCCACGGGCGTCTCGCAGATGAGGGGGAGGTCCCGAATGGCAGGGTGGCGGAGGATGCGGCGGAACCCCTCCTCCCCGATCGCGCCCATGCCGATGTGCTCGTGGCGGTCGAGCCCGCTCCCGAGGTCCCCGCGGGCATCGTTCACGTGCACCACCTCAAGGCGGCAGAGCCCTATCGCCCCGTCGAGGCGGCGCAGCGTCTCCCGGACGCCCTCTTCCGTGCGGAGCTCGTAGCCGGCCGCGAAGGCGTGGCACGTGTCGAAGCAGAAGCCGATGCGGTCGAGGTCCCGGATTCCGTCCAGGATCGCGCGAATATCCTCGAACGTGCTCCCGACGCTGTTCGCCTCCCCGGCGGTGTTCTCGAGGAGGAGCATCACGTCGGCGTCCACGTCGTCGAGCACGGCGTTGATCGCCCGGATCACCTGCCTCCTCCCGCTCTCCCGGACAGCATCCCGGTTGTGCCCGAGGTGGGTGACGAGGTAGGGGATTCCCAGCTGATCGCAGCGCTTCAGTTCCGATGCCAGGAGGGCCATGGACTTGGCGTGGATGTCGTCGTCCGCGGAGGCCAGGTTGGGGAGGTAGGGCATGTGATCCACAGGCGGGTAGATGCCCGACTCCGCAAGACGCTCCCGGAAGAGCCGCACCTGCACGGGGTCGAGGTCCTTCGAGCCCCACCCCCTCGGATTCCGGGAGAAGATCTGGAACGTGTCGCACCCGGCCTCTTCCGCCCGGGACACGGCCCTGTCGATCGAACCGGCGATCGATACGTGCACCCCCACTTTCACCATGACCGGCGCCCCCTCTCTTCTCCGCTATTGTACACCTGACGCTATGTAAACCTTGTCGAGCGGTTCCCGCGCTGCCGTCCGCTTCGGAGAAAGGTATTCATCGTACCCCGGGGATCTGCCGGCGGCCACCGGGTCGAAGGGCGGCAGGCGGGGGCGGGGCGACGGGCCGGGGTGCCCGGCACTCCCCGTTCGCACCGATGGGCGCCCGGGCGCGATCCGGGAAAGGATGGACCGGCAGACCATGAAACTACAGGTTCTCTCCGATCTCGCCCGGCTCCTGCCCCTCGGGGCCTGGAGCGGTTCGGCCTCGATCCTGGCGCTGGCAGCCTCGCTCCACGCCGTGGGATTTTCCGGGATACACTGGCCTCTCGCCGGAATCGGCGTCGCGCTGGTAGTGCTCCTGCAGTATGTCGCGCATCCGCTCGACGACATCGCGGATTGCCCGGTCGCCGTCAGAGCCAACATCGCGGGCACCGGACGGCGGAAAGTGCTGGTATCCGGGCTCGCCACCGTCCGCGAACTCAGGGTGCTCTCCGCTGTCATTCTGGCCGTCTGCACTCTTCTGGTCGTTCCGATCGCCGCCGTCCGCCCGTACGGCATACTCGTCGGGGCGACGGGGTTCCAGGCGATCATCTTCTACAACTTCCCGCCCGTTCCCGGAACCGCTGATCGGGCTCCCGATCAACGCTGCGATCGTCGTCGGGATCGCGTATGTCGCGACCG
It includes:
- the endA gene encoding tRNA-intron lyase — protein: MTVRLGEEGLSLYAQGGYGRPDRGGLRLEAEEALYLVHRGRIEVPGSTFESLLAAFSKEKGFVRRYLVYRDIRERGYVVQAGPHDFRVFRRGQRPGSGRSQYLVRVLSERDLVNFEAMSAEATASLHMRKQHVLAVVDDENELTYYELKLQKLTPTAEPPALPPASAPLFSTFAIVETQAGSPLEEVFFGKRLDPDRLILSPVEILYLLAKGALTLHADGASIPAEEYLRIAGATDVELPEKARVYADLRERGYVPRTGYKFGHHFRVYIGKKPHSDLLVHAIPAGTALPMSTISRSVRLAHSVKKKMLFAYVHNTIEYLEFARIKL
- a CDS encoding deoxyribonuclease IV; translation: MVKVGVHVSIAGSIDRAVSRAEEAGCDTFQIFSRNPRGWGSKDLDPVQVRLFRERLAESGIYPPVDHMPYLPNLASADDDIHAKSMALLASELKRCDQLGIPYLVTHLGHNRDAVRESGRRQVIRAINAVLDDVDADVMLLLENTAGEANSVGSTFEDIRAILDGIRDLDRIGFCFDTCHAFAAGYELRTEEGVRETLRRLDGAIGLCRLEVVHVNDARGDLGSGLDRHEHIGMGAIGEEGFRRILRHPAIRDLPLICETPVDSRRNDVENILKVRELAGEKLGAPPL